Proteins encoded in a region of the Desulfobacterales bacterium genome:
- a CDS encoding RHS repeat-associated core domain-containing protein: MNFYCYDGNGNVGELIDESGIIVGHYEYDAFGRTVKAVGALASENKFRFSTKYWETETELYYYGYRFYSAELGRWLNRDPIGEELFYNKLSSYPHKDNYIDFNLYLFVLNSPIHLIDLFGLSTIIINYDTGAIGAHSAALSYKQTLSKFGYNVVLLEGNGDVVLCSYSQYSDFKGLIVIGHGFYNHSNLLDVDDLRKMRPIDGYELLALQSCRSEELVVNSLTGLMADNGLAIVNIGYSSVIGMDVLYNSVIQNWSLGKDVGFDHGYRLKMYYNAIIDIVERPIVFLQGFKQNVDTESFRKKNKFN, translated from the coding sequence GATGCTTTTGGTAGAACTGTCAAGGCTGTAGGAGCATTGGCTTCGGAGAATAAGTTTAGATTTTCGACGAAATATTGGGAGACGGAGACGGAACTTTATTATTATGGATATCGGTTCTATTCGGCTGAGTTGGGAAGGTGGTTAAACAGGGATCCGATAGGGGAAGAATTATTTTATAATAAATTGAGTTCCTATCCTCATAAAGACAATTATATTGATTTCAATTTGTATCTTTTTGTCTTAAACAGCCCTATTCATTTAATCGATTTATTTGGTTTATCTACCATAATTATTAATTATGATACAGGAGCGATTGGCGCACATAGCGCTGCATTGAGCTATAAACAAACTCTTTCAAAATTTGGTTATAATGTTGTTTTATTAGAGGGGAACGGTGATGTAGTACTCTGTAGTTATTCACAATATTCTGATTTTAAGGGACTTATTGTTATAGGACATGGATTTTACAATCATTCAAATTTATTAGATGTAGATGATTTAAGAAAGATGAGACCTATAGACGGATATGAACTTTTAGCATTACAATCTTGTAGGTCAGAAGAGCTCGTTGTAAATTCTTTAACTGGATTAATGGCTGATAATGGATTGGCTATAGTAAATATCGGTTACAGTTCTGTAATAGGAATGGATGTATTATATAATAGCGTTATTCAAAATTGGTCATTAGGCAAAGATGTAGGCTTTGATCATGGTTACAGATTAAAAATGTATTATAATGCAATAATTGATATCGTAGAGAGACCAATAGTATTTTTACAAGGATTTAAACAAAATGTTGATACAGAAAGTTTCCGGAAAAAAAATAAATTTAACTAA
- a CDS encoding helix-turn-helix transcriptional regulator, whose product MKAKLPLHTKNFSKKLRQLRLESGLSQKDIADKIGADLQRVSKYERGVVYPTTDIIVKIAEAFQVSIDYLLRDNINKTDNKIENLKLKKYIEEINNLPEQDLAILTNLLDAYIKRRKFEELMQT is encoded by the coding sequence AAATTTTTCAAAAAAATTAAGACAATTAAGATTGGAAAGTGGCTTATCTCAAAAAGATATTGCGGATAAGATAGGTGCTGATTTGCAACGCGTCTCGAAATATGAAAGAGGAGTAGTTTATCCAACTACAGATATTATTGTAAAGATAGCTGAAGCTTTTCAAGTAAGTATAGATTATCTATTACGTGATAACATCAATAAAACTGATAATAAAATAGAAAATCTTAAACTGAAGAAATATATTGAAGAAATTAATAATTTGCCTGAACAAGATCTGGCAATATTAACTAATTTATTGGACGCATATATTAAACGTAGAAAATTTGAGGAACTTATGCAAACTTAG